A window of Theropithecus gelada isolate Dixy chromosome 14, Tgel_1.0, whole genome shotgun sequence contains these coding sequences:
- the GPHA2 gene encoding glycoprotein hormone alpha-2 codes for MLMASPQTLVLCLLVLAVTEACGQEAVIPGCHLHPFNVTVRSDRQGTCQGSHMAQACVGHCESSAFPSRYSVLVASGYRHNITSVSQCCTISGLKKVRVQLQCVGSRREELEIFTARACQCDMCRLSRY; via the exons ATGCTCATGGCGTCCCCTCAAACCCTGGTTCTCTGTCTGCTGGTCCTGGCAGTCACTGAAGCCTGCGGCCAGGAGGCAGTCATCCCAGGCTGCCACTTGCACC CCTTCAATGTGACAGTGCGAAGTGACCGCCAAGGCACCTGCCAGGGCTCCCACATGGCACAGGCCTGTGTGGGTCACTGTGAGTCCAGCGCCTTCCCTTCTCGGTACTCTGTGCTGGTGGCCAGTGGCTACCGACACAACATCACCTCCGTCTCTCAGTGCTGCACCATCAGTGGCCTGAAGAAG GTCAGAGTACAGCTGCAGTGTGTGGGGAGCCGGAGGGAGGAGCTCGAGATCTTCACTGCCCGGGCCTGCCAGTGTGACATGTGTCGCCTCTCTCGCTACTAG